From one Coxiella-like endosymbiont genomic stretch:
- the nudE gene encoding ADP compounds hydrolase NudE encodes MIKKPTIIDKTVIARSRLFQIEELHLRFSNGEERYFERIRGRGCGAVMIIPLLDSETILLVREYSMGVNDYVLGFPKGSIEKGEELLLTAERELKEEVGYGSRNMSIIACFSASPGYLDSMMHIILATDLYREAIRGDEPEPLEVIPWKLSRRNDLLAHPEFHEARSVAALFLLEHSQHVQ; translated from the coding sequence ATGATTAAAAAACCAACCATTATCGATAAAACCGTCATTGCGCGAAGCCGATTATTCCAAATCGAAGAGTTGCATCTGCGCTTTTCCAATGGAGAGGAACGCTATTTTGAACGTATTCGTGGGCGCGGGTGTGGTGCTGTAATGATTATTCCTCTGTTAGATAGCGAAACGATATTGCTGGTTCGGGAGTATAGTATGGGGGTGAATGATTATGTGCTAGGGTTCCCAAAAGGCAGCATTGAAAAAGGGGAAGAACTTTTGCTTACAGCCGAGCGCGAATTAAAAGAAGAAGTAGGCTATGGTTCCCGTAATATGTCGATTATCGCTTGTTTTAGTGCTTCTCCTGGCTATTTAGATTCCATGATGCATATCATTTTAGCGACAGACCTTTATCGGGAAGCCATTCGTGGTGATGAACCAGAGCCCTTAGAGGTTATTCCATGGAAGCTTTCTAGAAGAAACGACTTGCTCGCTCATCCTGAATTTCATGAAGCACGCAGCGTAGCTGCCTTGTTTTTATTGGAGCATTCTCAGCATGTCCAATGA
- a CDS encoding malate dehydrogenase: MIKHVKVVVTGAAGQIGYALLFRLASGQAFGLDTTLDLHLLEIEPALSSALKGVVMELEDCAFPLLRNIVVTSDPKVAFNNVNWALLVGSAPRKAGMERKDLLEKNGEIFAVQGKALNEHAANDVRIFVVGNPCNTNCLIAMNHAPDIPNDCFYAMTRLDQNRAIGQLALRAEVEVTAVKNMIIWGNHSSTQYPDFYHATINGKLASDVIRDKKWLTEEFIPLIQQRGAAVIKARGASSAASAANAVIDSVWSLINTTPVDDSYSVALCSQGQYEVDESLIFSFSCRTENGIVRVIEEITHNEFGQQKFQATLNELREERDAVKELGLIEA, from the coding sequence GTGATCAAGCATGTCAAAGTTGTAGTAACGGGTGCTGCTGGACAAATTGGTTATGCTTTATTGTTTCGTTTAGCTTCAGGCCAGGCATTTGGTTTAGATACCACCCTTGATTTACATTTACTCGAAATCGAACCCGCGTTGTCGTCGGCATTGAAAGGGGTCGTGATGGAATTAGAGGATTGTGCTTTTCCCTTATTGCGCAATATCGTAGTGACTTCAGATCCTAAGGTTGCCTTTAACAATGTTAATTGGGCGCTTTTAGTAGGTTCGGCGCCCCGCAAAGCAGGTATGGAGCGTAAAGATTTATTAGAGAAGAATGGTGAAATTTTTGCTGTGCAAGGAAAAGCGCTTAATGAACATGCAGCAAATGACGTTCGAATTTTCGTTGTAGGTAACCCCTGTAATACCAATTGCCTTATTGCTATGAATCATGCTCCAGACATCCCTAATGATTGTTTTTACGCCATGACAAGACTTGACCAAAATCGGGCTATTGGTCAGTTAGCTCTTAGAGCCGAGGTGGAAGTGACGGCTGTAAAAAATATGATTATTTGGGGAAACCATTCTTCCACCCAATACCCGGATTTTTATCATGCCACGATTAATGGCAAATTGGCCTCAGACGTAATTCGTGATAAAAAATGGTTGACGGAAGAATTTATTCCTCTAATTCAACAACGTGGTGCTGCTGTCATTAAAGCTCGAGGAGCCTCGTCGGCTGCTTCGGCTGCTAACGCTGTGATCGATAGCGTATGGAGTTTAATCAATACAACTCCTGTCGATGACAGCTATTCGGTCGCTTTATGTTCGCAAGGGCAATATGAGGTCGATGAAAGCTTGATTTTCTCATTTTCCTGTCGCACGGAGAACGGAATTGTTAGAGTTATTGAGGAGATTACGCATAATGAATTCGGTCAGCAAAAATTTCAAGCAACTTTAAATGAGCTTCGTGAAGAGCGTGACGCGGTGAAAGAATTAGGGCTTATTGAAGCTTAA
- a CDS encoding radical SAM protein, whose product MIQFYDVSYTAQFVCHMPCGVSENALIVILILTLYITLFRKKITFRLWLNDLKQRLSFITDYPIIYTIFIGGGTPSLFSASAYEKLFYEMKKVLTLNEEIEITLETNPGSVEQYRFNGYRKTGINRLSLGIQSF is encoded by the coding sequence ATGATACAATTCTATGATGTCAGTTATACCGCTCAGTTTGTATGTCATATGCCCTGTGGTGTCTCCGAAAATGCCCTTATTGTGATTTTAATTCTCACGCTTTACATCACCCTCTTCCGGAAGAAAATTACGTTCAGGCTTTGGCTTAACGATCTCAAACAACGACTGTCCTTCATCACTGATTACCCCATCATTTATACCATCTTTATTGGCGGAGGGACACCTAGTTTATTCTCTGCGTCAGCTTACGAAAAATTATTTTATGAAATGAAAAAAGTGTTAACCTTAAATGAGGAAATCGAAATTACCCTGGAAACTAATCCCGGAAGCGTTGAGCAGTATCGGTTCAATGGCTATCGAAAAACGGGCATTAATCGCTTGTCTCTTGGTATACAAAGTTTTTAA
- a CDS encoding UvrD-helicase domain-containing protein, with amino-acid sequence MRIALQEIQNCPPINYTQNQWCILNSLISFLPLLVAQLQVIFKDHNIIDFTEVTLGALRALGNIDQPSDYALQLDAQIHHLLIDEFQDTSIVQFRLIEALIAGWQPNDGRTLFLVGDPMQSIYRFRQAEVGLFLQAKDKGIGNVRLTPLILCNNFRSQKTLIEWFNFVFKHLFPTEANSWLGSIPYSPSQTTNENFPRKAEVNFHSLASAEEEAHKIIEIIQTYRAQNNNTTIALLVRSRSHLLKIIPALRNASIPFNAVEIEELGYRTEIIDLLSLTRALHHLGDRIAWLAILRAPWCGLTLQDIHRLCLHSGDKPLWLTLQKTETLKDLTFDGKKRLERITPILSHALHNRDRLPLAIWIETIWIALGGPACLNNPGELVSVRAYFNLLESIENEFTIERLIKNLRQLYAPIDNPNPQAIQIMTIHKAKGLEFDHVIVPSLERTPKSEEDFLLQWLERPLPTGISDLILAPLKAETEKSDPLYAYLKQIEKKKSDNEIVRLFYVAATRAKIGLHLLLILKREEASSIIISPPNGSFANLLWDVCEEEIKKSISLYKNLYKETKPLESKQRKCLYRLSSEWTTPIPFITPSYPSAEKPLSPSSSPLQDQFQRTVGTVIHQLLEKISIEGVESWDEKRIIKSKSFIKRRLLQLKISFSKLNSSITLIEKAIRLTLSHPKGRWILSPHYQHQSEYCISMMDKNKVIHYVVDRTFIDDQGVRWVIDYKSSTRSEPNLSLFLQQQRILYESQLNRYAKAFQLLEDRPIKLGLYFPLCQGWCEWEINLCSNIL; translated from the coding sequence TTGCGAATAGCACTACAAGAAATACAAAATTGCCCTCCTATTAATTACACTCAAAATCAATGGTGCATTCTTAACTCGCTTATTAGTTTTCTTCCTTTATTAGTAGCCCAACTTCAAGTAATTTTTAAAGATCATAACATTATTGATTTCACAGAAGTCACCCTTGGAGCTCTACGTGCTTTAGGCAATATTGACCAGCCTTCTGATTATGCTTTACAGCTTGATGCGCAAATTCATCATCTGCTTATCGATGAATTTCAAGATACTTCAATCGTCCAATTTCGTTTAATTGAAGCACTTATTGCCGGATGGCAGCCTAACGATGGACGAACGCTTTTTTTAGTCGGTGATCCAATGCAATCAATTTATCGTTTTCGTCAAGCCGAAGTGGGTTTATTTTTACAGGCAAAAGATAAAGGTATTGGTAACGTTCGCTTAACTCCGCTTATTTTATGCAATAATTTTCGTTCACAAAAAACCTTAATTGAATGGTTTAATTTTGTTTTTAAACATCTTTTCCCCACAGAAGCTAATAGTTGGTTAGGCTCAATTCCTTACTCGCCGTCTCAGACAACTAATGAGAATTTTCCCAGGAAAGCAGAAGTTAATTTTCACTCACTCGCCTCAGCTGAAGAAGAAGCACATAAAATTATAGAAATCATTCAAACTTATCGCGCTCAAAATAACAACACTACTATTGCTCTATTAGTTCGTTCCCGTTCACATTTACTAAAAATCATTCCAGCTCTTCGAAATGCTTCAATTCCTTTCAATGCTGTAGAAATCGAAGAATTAGGTTATCGAACTGAGATTATAGATTTATTATCTCTTACTCGAGCTCTTCATCATCTCGGTGATCGCATTGCATGGCTCGCTATTTTACGTGCTCCGTGGTGTGGATTGACTTTGCAAGATATCCATCGTCTATGCCTTCATAGTGGAGACAAACCTTTGTGGCTTACTTTGCAAAAAACAGAGACCCTGAAAGATTTAACTTTTGATGGAAAAAAACGTTTGGAACGAATTACTCCCATTTTATCTCATGCCTTGCACAATCGCGATCGCTTGCCCTTAGCTATTTGGATTGAAACGATTTGGATCGCGTTGGGAGGTCCTGCTTGTTTAAATAATCCCGGCGAATTGGTAAGCGTTCGTGCTTATTTTAATTTATTAGAATCAATAGAGAATGAATTTACTATTGAACGTTTAATTAAAAATCTTCGCCAATTATACGCTCCCATTGATAATCCTAATCCACAAGCAATTCAAATTATGACGATTCATAAAGCAAAAGGATTGGAATTTGATCACGTTATTGTGCCAAGTCTCGAGCGAACTCCAAAATCCGAAGAGGATTTTTTGCTGCAGTGGTTGGAGCGACCTCTCCCAACAGGCATTTCCGATCTTATTTTAGCTCCTCTAAAGGCCGAAACAGAAAAATCAGATCCTCTTTATGCCTACTTAAAGCAAATAGAAAAGAAAAAATCCGACAATGAAATTGTTCGATTATTTTATGTCGCTGCTACACGAGCAAAAATCGGATTACATCTTCTTCTTATTCTCAAAAGAGAAGAAGCTTCGTCAATTATTATTTCTCCTCCCAACGGGAGTTTTGCAAATTTGCTTTGGGATGTTTGTGAAGAAGAAATTAAAAAATCAATTTCTCTTTATAAAAATCTTTATAAAGAGACGAAACCTTTAGAATCAAAACAACGTAAATGCTTATATCGCTTATCAAGCGAATGGACTACTCCAATACCGTTTATAACTCCTTCTTATCCTTCAGCCGAAAAGCCCCTCTCCCCGAGCTCGAGCCCTCTCCAAGATCAATTTCAAAGGACAGTGGGTACTGTTATTCATCAACTTCTGGAAAAAATTTCAATTGAAGGAGTTGAATCCTGGGATGAAAAACGAATTATAAAAAGCAAATCATTTATTAAACGTCGACTCCTTCAGTTGAAAATTTCATTTTCTAAACTAAATTCCTCAATAACCTTAATTGAAAAAGCCATTCGCCTGACCTTATCCCACCCAAAGGGACGATGGATTTTGTCACCTCACTACCAACATCAAAGCGAATATTGCATTTCAATGATGGATAAAAATAAGGTTATCCATTATGTGGTGGATCGCACGTTTATTGATGATCAAGGTGTGAGATGGGTTATAGATTACAAATCTTCCACTCGTAGTGAGCCCAATCTATCTCTCTTCCTGCAGCAACAGCGCATTTTGTATGAATCCCAATTAAATCGATACGCAAAAGCTTTCCAGCTTTTGGAAGATCGACCTATTAAATTAGGCCTCTATTTTCCTCTTTGTCAGGGCTGGTGTGAATGGGAGATCAATCTGTGCAGCAATATTCTTTAG
- the cysQ gene encoding 3'(2'),5'-bisphosphate nucleotidase CysQ, which translates to MSNDWYQHVNSFILLAKHAGAGILNFARLPKEAMRIQQKYNNTLLTEADLCAHGILYKGLQSLTPNIPILSEEGEIPSYKARSQWQCYWLLDPLDGTRGFIERLDEFTVNIALIEKHQPIVGVVYAPLQKECYFAHQKHGAFKQVKDNVPQQIHTRKMNWQSFSVYLGEFLHSPRLPRLFETIPAAKVVRLNSSLKFCRIAEGEGDLYPRFGNTSEWDTAAAQCVLEAAGGRIVDLSGKALQYNAKLSLTNPPLLQWAILHRNPKLLHYWKHREEKSDQACQSCSNGCCWTNWLCFIVSFSFRPGIWFRYHP; encoded by the coding sequence ATGTCCAATGATTGGTATCAACATGTAAATTCGTTCATCTTATTGGCCAAACACGCGGGAGCAGGAATTTTAAACTTTGCCCGGTTGCCCAAAGAGGCTATGCGGATTCAACAAAAATATAATAATACCTTATTAACCGAAGCAGATCTTTGCGCACATGGGATTTTGTATAAAGGATTACAGTCCTTAACGCCGAATATACCAATTTTGTCCGAGGAGGGCGAGATTCCTTCTTATAAAGCTCGCAGTCAGTGGCAGTGCTATTGGTTATTGGATCCTTTAGATGGCACGCGAGGTTTTATAGAGAGGCTCGACGAATTTACGGTAAATATTGCTTTAATTGAAAAGCATCAGCCTATCGTTGGAGTGGTGTATGCGCCTCTCCAAAAGGAATGTTATTTTGCTCATCAAAAACACGGAGCTTTTAAGCAGGTCAAGGATAATGTTCCTCAACAGATTCATACTCGAAAAATGAATTGGCAATCTTTTTCTGTTTATTTAGGTGAGTTTTTACATTCTCCTCGGTTACCTCGTCTATTTGAAACCATTCCTGCCGCCAAGGTTGTTCGATTAAATAGTTCTCTAAAATTTTGTCGGATCGCTGAAGGAGAAGGGGATCTCTATCCTCGTTTTGGCAATACCAGTGAATGGGATACCGCAGCCGCACAATGCGTTTTGGAGGCAGCTGGCGGTAGAATAGTTGATTTAAGTGGTAAAGCCCTGCAATATAACGCCAAGCTATCGCTCACTAATCCCCCTTTGTTGCAGTGGGCGATCCTACACAGAAATCCGAAATTATTGCATTATTGGAAACATAGAGAAGAGAAAAGTGATCAAGCATGTCAAAGTTGTAGTAACGGGTGCTGCTGGACAAATTGGTTATGCTTTATTGTTTCGTTTAGCTTCAGGCCAGGCATTTGGTTTAGATACCACCCTTGA